In Microcebus murinus isolate Inina chromosome 20, M.murinus_Inina_mat1.0, whole genome shotgun sequence, the following are encoded in one genomic region:
- the LOC105875455 gene encoding carbohydrate sulfotransferase 6, translating to MWLPRVSNSAVTALLLAQTCLLLFLVSRPGPSSPSGSEERVHVLVLSSWRSGSSFVGQLFSQHPDVFYLMEPAWHVWSALSHGSASALHMAVRDLVRSVFLCDMDVFDAYMPWRRSHNLSDLFQWAVSRALCSPPACSAFPRGAISSEAVCKPLCARRPFSLAQEACRSYSHVVLKEVRFFNLQVLYPLLRDPALNLRIVHLVRDPRAVLRSREQTVKALARDNGIVLGTNGTWVEADPGLRVVREVCRSHVRIAEAAKLKPPPFLRGRYRLVRFEDLAREPLEEIRALYAFAGLSLTPQLEAWIHNITHGTGPGARREAFQTSSRNALNVSQAWRHALPFSKIRRVQELCAGALQLLGYRPVYSDDEQRDLALDLVLPRGPSSFSWASSAGAHRVP from the coding sequence ATGTGGCTACCGCGTGTGTCCAACTCGGCGGTGACCGCACTCCTGCTGGCACAGACCTGCCTCCTGCTCTTTCTGGTCTCCCGGCCAGGGCCGTCGTCCCCATCGGGCAGCGAGGAGCGAGTGCACGTGCTGGTGCTGTCCTCGTGGCGGTCGGGCTCGTCCTTCGTGGGCCAGCTCTTCAGCCAGCACCCTGATGTCTTCTATCTGATGGAGCCCGCTTGGCACGTGTGGTCCGCCCTGTCGCACGGCAGCGCTTCCGCGCTACACATGGCCGTGCGCGACCTGGTGCGCTCCGTCTTCCTGTGCGACATGGACGTGTTCGATGCCTACATGCCCTGGCGGCGCAGCCACAACCTATCCGACCTCTTCCAGTGGGCGGTGAGCCGTGCGCTGTGCTCGCCGCCGGCCTGCAGCGCCTTCCCCCGCGGCGCCATCAGCAGCGAGGCCGTGTGCAAGCCGCTGTGCGCGCGCCGGCCCTTCAGCCTGGCGCAGGAGGCCTGCCGCTCCTACAGCCACGTGGTGCTCAAGGAGGTGCGCTTCTTCAACCTGCAGGTGCTCTACCCGCTGCTCCGCGACCCCGCGCTCAACCTGCGCATCGTGCACCTGGTGCGCGACCCGCGGGCCGTGCTGCGCTCTCGCGAGCAGACGGTCAAGGCTCTGGCACGCGACAACGGCATCGTGCTGGGCACCAACGGCACCTGGGTGGAGGCCGACCCCGGCCTGCGCGTGGTGCGCGAGGTGTGCCGCAGCCACGTGCGCATCGCTGAGGCGGCCAAGCTGAAGCCGCCGCCCTTCCTGCGCGGCCGCTACCGCCTGGTGCGCTTCGAGGACCTGGCGCGGGAACCGCTGGAAGAGATCCGTGCGCTCTACGCCTTCGCCGGCCTGAGCCTCACGCCGCAGCTCGAGGCCTGGATCCACAACATCACGCACGGTACCGGACCGGGCGCGCGCCGCGAAGCCTTCCAGACCTCGTCCAGGAACGCGCTCAACGTCTCCCAGGCCTGGCGCCACGCGCTGCCCTTCTCCAAGATCCGCCGCGTGCAGGAGCTGTGCGCGGGGGCGCTCCAGCTGCTGGGCTACCGGCCGGTGTACTCTGACGACGAGCAGCGCGACCTGGCCCTGGATCTGGTGCTGCCACGCGGCCCGAGCAGCTTCAGCTGGGCATCGTCCGCCGGCGCGCACCGGGTGCCTTAG